A window from Kovacikia minuta CCNUW1 encodes these proteins:
- a CDS encoding S-layer homology domain-containing protein — protein MAVTTPSRLSVIALGTLAALVAQELAQTASVSPSTITSTPESGKRDPSRSAEASNPKLTKPIAQPETVSPQKLAGKPHTQKRVAAKPMNQVAARPAPAKLTVEPVPNAGLLPIPPSPLVTQRQTVNVNQLPIDQFVAASLGQSATQVATATTSSPPQKVTVKAQTKRVAMQPQATPTVSQAGALSDIHSHPAQAAIQALASRGVIQGLPDGTYRPDAPVTDAEFNLLMQKAFGRSSAAIADIKRPTDVVTRADAAEFVHRQMLRAEAIAQRDHASGNELQRQIGCGNFPTRNGSNGNRRR, from the coding sequence ATGGCAGTTACTACTCCCTCACGTCTATCTGTTATTGCGCTGGGTACCCTGGCGGCTCTTGTTGCTCAAGAACTGGCTCAGACTGCTAGTGTTTCCCCTAGTACCATTACATCAACGCCAGAGTCGGGAAAGCGAGATCCCAGTCGATCGGCTGAAGCGAGCAATCCCAAGTTGACCAAACCGATCGCCCAACCTGAAACCGTTTCTCCTCAGAAATTAGCGGGCAAGCCCCACACACAAAAGCGGGTTGCAGCCAAACCAATGAACCAGGTGGCTGCCCGCCCTGCCCCTGCAAAATTAACTGTCGAACCGGTTCCCAATGCGGGGTTGTTGCCAATTCCACCCTCGCCATTGGTGACTCAACGGCAAACCGTAAACGTGAACCAACTGCCCATCGATCAATTTGTGGCGGCATCCCTGGGACAGTCTGCCACTCAAGTTGCAACCGCCACAACTTCATCGCCACCGCAGAAAGTAACCGTTAAAGCCCAAACGAAGCGGGTTGCGATGCAACCACAGGCTACCCCAACGGTTTCCCAGGCAGGCGCTCTGTCTGATATTCACAGTCATCCAGCGCAGGCAGCCATTCAAGCCCTGGCCAGTCGGGGAGTGATTCAGGGACTTCCAGATGGAACCTACCGCCCGGATGCTCCGGTGACGGATGCGGAGTTCAATCTTTTAATGCAGAAGGCATTTGGGCGCAGTTCAGCGGCGATCGCTGACATTAAGCGCCCCACTGATGTGGTGACACGGGCGGATGCGGCTGAGTTTGTCCATCGTCAGATGCTGCGGGCAGAGGCGATCGCCCAAAGAGACCACGCCTCAGGTAACGAACTCCAACGTCAAATTGGCTGCGGCAATTTCCCAACCCGAAACGGTAGCAATGGAAACCGCAGGCGTTAA
- a CDS encoding glycosyltransferase family protein: protein MKILFFNPESYVDFEEEPVNYALRLPILNCGVVTEYKDYLYQRILRQEGREIANQRAISEALEFKPDLVVYSTTWPHESLDIFVFQEILKHQIPVLTQIWDSPMHGLVPYQLELFASCTYFGISDSISNYFRFKSISARMPHLKGIFFEAGHHVFTDLFQKKERRKKYDVTLIGSNEGRRVQLLDYLKQELKSHDISLYKVGGLVDSTKGDPAEGLTDQFISWNSYVEIINFSKICLSSQTQSNRNQIKGKVLEYLACGTFCLSDSNPDLRRLIPDDCIVYYDSFEDCLNKIVYYVQHDDEREKIANAGYQWFHQTYNYRKFWSEFLLSIRQGDTETINRIGQPPLSQKSLNFYQQHCSFSTLSFDDSESCKGDRVTPAAALWNQRFSVLEAGDQLRSLFEAVGHSTMLMLNQWFQWYALALDLKPDLILELGRNWGNSTCVFTEAANQLGNCRVVSLCPSTSWAEITQPHLAQIVSELWFRVLDPKVTDIPAADVETIIGDSQCVLLLWNVSGSDNTEFVLGRILPLLRNRRHVVIVPNISDTRYTGVSVSYGEQGLWRNQDGRSNQLILDHLSFTDEKVISILEFAARNRFMFHSADHSFLTDITGNQMIDLINLSVDRLFWQNSHWFWFSLNEIDIYESIYFPTVDSLKPGSNAKSAEIVAPEMTMLEQRLQQAEARIVELESHIAAMQSSKFWKLRTLWLRLKRTIR from the coding sequence ATGAAAATTCTTTTTTTTAACCCCGAGTCTTATGTAGATTTTGAAGAAGAGCCAGTGAATTACGCTTTACGGCTTCCTATTCTAAATTGTGGTGTTGTAACTGAGTACAAAGACTACCTTTATCAAAGGATTTTGCGTCAGGAAGGTCGAGAAATCGCCAATCAAAGGGCAATTTCGGAAGCCCTAGAATTTAAGCCCGATCTGGTGGTGTATTCTACAACCTGGCCGCATGAATCGCTTGATATTTTTGTGTTTCAGGAGATTCTAAAACATCAAATTCCTGTTCTTACCCAAATCTGGGACAGCCCTATGCATGGGCTGGTTCCCTATCAGTTAGAGCTGTTTGCTAGCTGCACTTACTTTGGTATTTCTGACTCAATTAGCAATTACTTCCGATTCAAGTCGATCTCAGCTCGCATGCCCCATCTAAAAGGGATTTTCTTTGAGGCTGGGCATCATGTTTTTACGGATTTATTCCAAAAAAAAGAAAGGAGAAAAAAATACGATGTCACTTTAATTGGTAGTAATGAAGGGAGAAGAGTACAATTACTTGACTATTTAAAGCAAGAATTGAAATCACATGATATTTCTTTGTATAAAGTTGGAGGGCTGGTTGATAGTACTAAAGGTGATCCCGCTGAGGGTTTAACAGATCAATTTATATCCTGGAATTCCTACGTTGAAATTATCAATTTTTCTAAAATCTGTTTAAGTTCACAAACTCAATCTAATAGGAATCAGATTAAAGGAAAGGTTCTTGAATATCTCGCCTGCGGCACTTTTTGTTTGTCTGACTCCAACCCAGACCTGAGAAGGCTGATTCCAGATGACTGCATTGTCTATTACGATAGCTTTGAGGATTGTCTCAATAAAATTGTTTATTACGTTCAACATGATGATGAGCGAGAAAAAATAGCTAATGCAGGTTATCAGTGGTTTCATCAAACTTATAATTACCGGAAATTCTGGTCTGAATTTTTGTTGTCAATTAGACAGGGCGATACAGAAACCATTAATCGTATCGGTCAACCCCCCTTGTCGCAAAAATCCCTGAACTTTTATCAGCAACACTGTAGCTTTAGTACCCTATCGTTTGATGATTCTGAGTCGTGCAAGGGCGATCGTGTTACCCCTGCTGCGGCTCTCTGGAATCAACGCTTCAGCGTTCTAGAAGCGGGGGATCAGCTCCGCAGCCTATTTGAAGCGGTTGGCCACTCAACGATGTTGATGTTGAATCAGTGGTTTCAATGGTATGCGCTGGCACTAGATTTGAAGCCAGATTTGATTTTGGAACTGGGACGTAATTGGGGAAACTCCACTTGTGTATTCACTGAAGCTGCCAATCAGTTGGGGAATTGTCGGGTGGTTAGCCTTTGCCCTTCAACAAGTTGGGCAGAAATAACCCAGCCTCATCTGGCTCAAATTGTCTCAGAACTATGGTTTAGAGTACTCGACCCGAAAGTAACCGATATTCCAGCAGCAGATGTGGAAACCATTATCGGCGATAGCCAATGTGTCCTCTTGCTCTGGAATGTCTCTGGCTCCGATAATACGGAGTTTGTCTTGGGTCGGATTCTGCCCCTATTACGGAATCGACGGCATGTTGTGATTGTGCCCAATATTAGTGATACACGCTACACGGGAGTGTCTGTTTCCTATGGAGAGCAGGGATTATGGAGAAATCAGGATGGGAGGAGTAATCAGCTCATTCTCGACCACCTTAGCTTTACAGATGAAAAGGTGATTTCCATTTTAGAATTCGCCGCCAGAAATCGCTTTATGTTCCATTCTGCTGATCACAGCTTTTTAACTGATATAACTGGAAACCAGATGATTGATTTGATCAACTTGTCCGTTGACCGTCTGTTTTGGCAGAATTCTCACTGGTTTTGGTTTTCGTTGAATGAAATAGACATTTATGAATCGATTTATTTCCCAACGGTTGATTCTTTGAAGCCTGGTTCTAACGCTAAATCTGCTGAGATTGTTGCTCCAGAAATGACTATGTTGGAGCAGCGACTCCAGCAAGCAGAGGCTAGGATTGTTGAATTAGAATCCCATATTGCTGCCATGCAATCTAGCAAATTCTGGAAACTACGAACTCTGTGGCTACGACTGAAGCGAACAATCCGTTAA
- a CDS encoding protein kinase domain-containing protein translates to MNNPKNSALYSFAIETPQEKVFYFNLNERNLPIKLGDGTYGIVFEVYDSRNREYAAKLLYQDQETDRSEARFRAEMESSQKINELIEQFLGDRNSIAGVVETEGGTTHFHDSPAYHSLKEVLSPLSVSNYVLVMPKYEKTLKQLLEEERKGVFTLPGSNATVTTFFPTSTPMGSQEELIVEIDRRIDQMYPAATDDEKKEWKKELKDKIYPVSGYEVLKRMDFEDRINNMQPYIYDVAQGLRTLHQVKLLHLDLKPANIFIRKKGTKIETVIGDLGFLDEANRETLDAPHKPYLIQEERPSLPLGTRHYRSPEQKDYFDVADAEVIVGSEVELIIKDPKFNDTIIEPGDVISFSKYKKEYEIADVRRKYIGENILFYITLKAGKNQEERIIQRDERTQVYFYKRQRHRTDLFGFGALVFELLTCGQSPERFYDAIRGYDTPDQNVDSIMDLYRQISNFRSTEPGLVQIFSPFKLHTTSSIYAPPEIVKLILKCMLYKAENTFYSPEEEEKKPGFTMEEVISYLEDLYYNPNSSFKRSDLADRNGLYNISRQEPVSSPQNSLDFSNGLDNLKLLSKEDFPKRLYRGVQYLDKLIKLIQRLVSNDIVYFFELIPPNITQDQSGLEAKYIVYENQSRYVEDLRKDFLYTKVSRDIGNPYVPHFFNFIRRPIRLKTVKYNINRNPHSLDCASYSFLDTPAYEDRIKQGDWVLVNLGGTGYLWQVGELNGDIRRLRLLIPLDSEDERKRYEDAFKNMEKEEIDATFYKDLVPTVYYMNMLGIYIYHLFFVGLDNNNYNKPSLENAIRSLGIDLIEKIRIKSPSDASEIQPTMNQLVKPQTIKRGLFGRPPKIENQEFHPEYSPKEAQLRRIVLTLASMYSKLVFVESPDSYFSQKLGDRRMSGCGARFSLWIER, encoded by the coding sequence GTGAACAATCCGAAGAATAGTGCTTTGTATTCCTTTGCGATCGAAACGCCGCAGGAAAAAGTATTTTATTTCAACCTTAATGAGAGAAATCTTCCAATTAAACTGGGCGATGGCACCTATGGAATTGTGTTTGAGGTATACGATTCCCGCAATCGGGAGTATGCCGCGAAGTTGCTTTATCAGGATCAGGAAACCGATCGCTCCGAGGCAAGATTTCGAGCTGAGATGGAATCTTCCCAGAAGATTAACGAACTGATTGAGCAGTTTTTGGGCGATCGCAACAGCATTGCAGGTGTGGTTGAAACTGAGGGAGGAACCACTCATTTTCATGATTCTCCTGCCTACCACTCCCTCAAAGAGGTTCTGTCACCTTTAAGTGTGTCCAACTATGTCTTAGTCATGCCCAAGTATGAAAAGACATTAAAGCAATTGTTGGAGGAAGAGCGCAAAGGAGTTTTCACCTTACCTGGTTCTAATGCAACCGTCACAACATTTTTCCCAACGAGTACACCGATGGGGTCTCAGGAAGAACTGATCGTTGAAATCGATCGGCGGATTGACCAGATGTATCCCGCGGCAACGGATGATGAGAAAAAGGAATGGAAGAAGGAACTAAAGGATAAGATCTATCCCGTCAGTGGCTATGAAGTTCTCAAGCGGATGGACTTTGAAGACCGCATTAACAATATGCAGCCCTATATCTATGATGTGGCTCAGGGGCTAAGAACACTGCATCAAGTTAAGCTTTTACATCTTGACTTAAAACCAGCCAATATATTCATTCGAAAAAAAGGAACCAAAATTGAGACGGTTATTGGGGATTTGGGGTTTTTGGATGAGGCAAATCGGGAGACATTGGATGCTCCCCATAAACCCTATTTAATTCAGGAAGAACGCCCATCCCTGCCCCTGGGAACGCGCCATTATCGATCGCCTGAACAGAAAGATTACTTTGATGTTGCTGATGCCGAGGTAATCGTTGGTTCAGAAGTGGAACTCATCATCAAAGATCCAAAATTTAATGACACTATCATTGAACCTGGGGATGTCATTAGTTTTAGCAAGTATAAAAAAGAGTATGAAATTGCTGATGTTAGACGCAAATACATTGGCGAAAACATTTTGTTTTACATCACCTTAAAGGCAGGAAAAAATCAAGAAGAGCGCATCATTCAGCGAGATGAAAGAACCCAGGTTTATTTTTATAAACGTCAACGCCATCGGACTGATCTGTTTGGTTTTGGGGCACTCGTATTTGAATTATTAACCTGTGGTCAATCACCAGAGCGATTTTATGATGCGATTCGGGGATACGACACCCCGGATCAAAATGTGGATTCAATCATGGATCTGTATCGCCAAATCTCTAATTTTCGATCGACTGAACCAGGTTTAGTTCAAATTTTTTCTCCTTTTAAACTTCATACCACTTCTTCCATTTATGCCCCCCCTGAAATTGTCAAACTCATTTTGAAATGTATGCTCTATAAAGCAGAGAATACATTTTACTCCCCTGAAGAAGAAGAAAAGAAACCTGGTTTTACCATGGAAGAGGTCATTTCCTATCTGGAAGATCTGTACTACAACCCAAACAGTTCATTTAAGCGATCGGATCTTGCGGATAGAAACGGTTTGTACAACATCAGTAGACAGGAACCTGTTTCTTCTCCTCAGAATTCCCTCGATTTTTCCAACGGTTTGGATAATCTCAAGTTGCTTTCCAAGGAGGATTTCCCGAAACGTCTTTACAGAGGAGTTCAGTATCTCGATAAGCTGATTAAACTGATTCAAAGATTGGTTTCAAATGACATCGTTTACTTCTTTGAGCTGATTCCACCTAATATTACTCAGGATCAATCGGGCTTGGAGGCTAAATATATTGTTTATGAAAACCAGAGCCGCTATGTGGAAGATTTGAGAAAGGATTTTCTCTATACCAAAGTCAGTCGCGATATTGGAAATCCCTATGTGCCTCACTTTTTCAATTTTATCCGGCGGCCAATCCGATTGAAGACCGTGAAATATAACATTAACCGGAACCCCCATTCACTTGATTGTGCATCCTATAGTTTTTTGGATACCCCTGCTTACGAAGACAGAATCAAGCAGGGGGATTGGGTATTAGTTAACTTGGGGGGAACGGGCTATCTGTGGCAAGTGGGAGAGTTGAACGGAGACATCCGACGCTTACGCCTGTTGATTCCTTTAGATAGTGAAGATGAGAGGAAACGGTATGAAGATGCGTTCAAAAATATGGAAAAGGAGGAAATAGATGCAACTTTCTATAAGGACTTAGTGCCAACGGTTTATTACATGAATATGTTGGGGATATACATCTACCACCTATTTTTTGTTGGGTTAGATAATAACAACTATAATAAACCTTCCCTCGAAAATGCGATTCGAAGTCTGGGGATTGATCTGATCGAAAAAATTAGAATCAAATCACCCAGTGATGCCTCAGAAATTCAGCCGACCATGAACCAACTCGTAAAACCGCAAACGATTAAACGCGGTTTGTTTGGTCGCCCCCCCAAAATTGAAAATCAAGAATTCCATCCTGAATATTCCCCTAAAGAGGCACAGTTGCGACGGATTGTCCTCACTCTGGCTTCTATGTATTCAAAACTGGTCTTTGTGGAAAGCCCAGATTCCTATTTTTCGCAGAAGTTGGGCGATCGAAGAATGTCTGGATGTGGTGCGAGATTCTCTCTATGGATTGAAAGGTGA
- a CDS encoding GUN4 domain-containing protein — MSQPSSPSPSPKPVPEQITEIVINLLFVSSCGYTLFNVFTDNIPKALISLAISAIAGLASSFSEGLTETLKDKWKKRGQRFGEVLDKPVDRAFGTIFPKPQYLEALKAYCYDLEVEGLKGDFPSLGLEEVFVPLSLNADPAGFSSVSPIKKVWSLLPKQDQTAAENRYRRIAIVANPGYGKTTLTRYLTLKYANLSYQEFGAAPLLPILLVLRSFYGSIESEQIPMLPDLVEQQVKKMLPLCKNLDMSAAWFEKRLENGQCLVMLDGLDEVPEAHRRLVSQWINWQMQTYPSQFILTSRPHGYDESLFRGVERISIVDFNLDQKEDFIHKWYKAVLWNKKWESHWQKSQDRSEYERLSKEQAQSQSEAEAEVAAKDLIRQIIETPNLNELAKNPLLITIIAATHRAFAALPKRRVEIYKKMFNLLLADRPNFRDTPLTIRSSEENQQILQQLALTLMMSESKTEFSLEEVNHQLKTLLTEYDAELKLTPKKFLKEIQQIAGLLTGEESNLYQFSHKTFQEYLAAAELKKCQNADFLIKKIADAAWKDWEEVIRFYAAMADITPFIETLLETNDKDALLLAYRIGTEDSQKVSPALKSRLYQSLQQVNLGNLNAKVKLEEQFQTQVLLNQNTIISSQYITWKEYQLFLEAQKNQQFHSNATVIEITERPLDSAILNISWHDARWFCAWLNTQTYLQPDVGVYLYRLPTQTELSQVRSSPSGKDEILPWTSSPTTPGNALRVVRVRIDNQYRALVNFLANGRWKEADQETERLMLELTRCENHLTVDSLREFPEKDLYLIDQLWLRFSGDKFGFSVQKKIWLEVGGKLDFGDDDAAATKAFTKLSEQNGWRAKKEWLKYSALDFSIHAPSAHLPTLFGACRVLPKANLGKAWIGWCAIFSRLYAATVSSSPLDGSNL, encoded by the coding sequence ATGTCTCAGCCCTCATCACCTTCGCCTTCGCCCAAACCCGTCCCTGAACAAATTACAGAAATCGTCATTAATCTGTTGTTTGTCAGCAGTTGTGGGTACACACTTTTCAACGTTTTTACAGACAATATTCCAAAAGCGCTGATTTCCCTCGCAATCTCAGCGATCGCGGGCTTGGCAAGCAGCTTTAGCGAAGGGCTAACGGAAACCCTGAAAGACAAATGGAAAAAGCGGGGACAAAGATTTGGTGAAGTCCTCGATAAACCTGTTGATCGTGCCTTTGGGACGATTTTCCCAAAGCCGCAATACCTCGAAGCACTCAAAGCCTACTGCTATGACTTAGAAGTGGAGGGGCTGAAAGGAGACTTTCCCTCCTTGGGTTTAGAAGAAGTCTTTGTCCCACTGAGTCTAAATGCTGATCCTGCCGGTTTTTCTAGCGTTTCCCCGATCAAAAAAGTCTGGTCGCTGTTGCCGAAACAGGATCAAACAGCGGCTGAAAATCGTTACCGCCGAATTGCGATCGTGGCAAACCCTGGATACGGCAAAACCACTCTGACGCGCTATCTCACCCTCAAGTACGCCAATCTTAGTTACCAGGAATTCGGCGCTGCTCCCCTCCTCCCCATCTTGCTGGTGCTCCGCAGCTTTTACGGCAGCATTGAATCAGAACAAATCCCCATGCTTCCTGATCTGGTGGAACAGCAGGTCAAAAAAATGCTGCCACTTTGCAAGAATCTGGATATGTCAGCGGCATGGTTTGAGAAGCGCTTAGAAAATGGTCAGTGCCTGGTTATGCTGGACGGGCTAGATGAAGTCCCAGAAGCACACCGACGACTTGTCAGCCAGTGGATAAACTGGCAAATGCAAACTTATCCCAGCCAATTCATTCTCACCTCCCGCCCCCACGGTTACGACGAAAGTTTATTTAGGGGAGTTGAGCGAATTAGCATTGTTGACTTCAATCTCGACCAAAAAGAAGACTTTATCCATAAGTGGTATAAAGCCGTTTTGTGGAATAAAAAATGGGAATCTCACTGGCAAAAAAGTCAGGATAGATCCGAATATGAACGGCTATCAAAGGAACAGGCACAATCTCAAAGTGAGGCTGAAGCTGAAGTGGCAGCCAAAGATTTGATTCGCCAAATTATCGAAACTCCTAATTTGAATGAATTGGCAAAGAATCCACTACTGATTACAATTATTGCTGCCACCCACCGGGCATTTGCAGCCCTACCCAAACGGCGGGTAGAAATTTATAAAAAGATGTTTAATCTGCTTCTGGCTGACCGACCCAATTTTCGAGATACGCCTTTAACGATTCGATCGTCCGAAGAGAATCAGCAAATCCTACAACAATTAGCCCTCACATTAATGATGAGTGAGAGCAAAACTGAATTCAGCCTGGAAGAAGTGAATCACCAGCTCAAAACACTACTTACAGAATACGATGCCGAATTGAAATTAACACCCAAGAAATTTTTAAAGGAAATTCAACAAATTGCAGGGCTACTGACAGGTGAAGAAAGCAATCTTTATCAGTTCAGCCACAAAACTTTTCAGGAATATCTCGCAGCGGCTGAACTTAAGAAATGTCAAAATGCAGATTTTTTGATTAAAAAAATTGCAGATGCAGCCTGGAAAGATTGGGAAGAGGTGATCCGGTTCTATGCAGCAATGGCAGATATTACCCCCTTTATCGAAACTCTTTTAGAAACAAACGATAAGGATGCGTTGCTGCTGGCGTATCGGATTGGCACCGAAGATTCCCAAAAAGTTTCTCCCGCACTCAAATCACGCTTATACCAATCATTACAACAGGTTAATTTAGGAAATCTGAATGCAAAAGTAAAGCTAGAGGAACAATTTCAAACGCAAGTATTACTTAACCAAAACACCATTATTTCGTCCCAGTACATTACCTGGAAAGAATATCAACTATTTTTGGAAGCTCAAAAGAATCAACAATTTCATTCCAATGCAACAGTAATAGAGATTACGGAGCGTCCTCTAGATAGCGCCATCCTAAATATTAGTTGGCACGATGCGCGCTGGTTTTGTGCCTGGTTGAACACTCAAACCTACCTGCAACCCGATGTTGGAGTTTACCTCTATCGATTACCCACCCAGACAGAACTCTCTCAAGTTCGTTCTTCCCCATCTGGAAAGGACGAGATCTTACCCTGGACATCCTCGCCGACTACTCCAGGGAATGCGCTTCGAGTTGTCCGCGTCAGGATTGATAACCAATACCGAGCCTTGGTTAATTTTCTGGCGAATGGTCGTTGGAAGGAGGCTGACCAGGAAACTGAAAGGCTGATGCTGGAATTAACTCGATGTGAAAACCACCTAACGGTAGACAGTTTAAGGGAATTTCCGGAAAAAGATTTGTACCTAATTGACCAACTATGGTTGAGATTCAGCGGAGATAAATTTGGCTTTAGCGTTCAGAAAAAAATCTGGCTGGAAGTTGGAGGCAAACTGGATTTTGGCGACGACGATGCTGCCGCCACTAAAGCTTTCACAAAACTAAGTGAACAGAATGGATGGCGAGCCAAGAAAGAATGGCTGAAGTATTCTGCTTTAGATTTCAGTATTCATGCTCCTTCAGCGCATTTGCCCACATTGTTTGGAGCTTGCCGAGTGTTGCCTAAAGCTAATTTGGGTAAAGCTTGGATTGGATGGTGTGCAATTTTTTCTCGACTTTATGCTGCTACGGTGTCCAGTTCCCCATTGGATGGGTCCAATCTCTAG
- a CDS encoding phytanoyl-CoA dioxygenase family protein has protein sequence MKFQSPDQTPTFATDPQAALASFWELGYHIEPNVWTQDQCENLIHHAQTLPTYQDETYAPVMQIHRVQGEFLTALRHPRIVKIAELLVSGKVSGLQSVFYFGCPGTVGFALHQDNFRLEAKRDACVVAWSALCDITPNMGGLVVYPGSHREPILPVERLDAPQDTGQDPNANCEQVIVPPEYEPFDLVVPAGAVVFMHNHLVHGSHKNRSDRFRYSLLTCYIRQGESFRPGNYAVRSEVNVY, from the coding sequence ATGAAATTCCAGTCCCCAGATCAAACCCCCACCTTTGCCACTGACCCGCAAGCAGCACTGGCATCCTTTTGGGAGTTGGGCTACCACATTGAGCCAAACGTATGGACTCAAGATCAGTGCGAAAATCTTATCCATCATGCCCAAACCTTACCGACTTATCAGGATGAAACCTATGCGCCTGTAATGCAGATCCACCGGGTTCAGGGGGAATTTTTGACGGCTCTGCGCCATCCTCGGATTGTCAAAATAGCGGAGCTGCTGGTTTCTGGAAAAGTTTCTGGACTTCAGAGTGTTTTCTACTTTGGATGTCCAGGGACTGTGGGTTTTGCTCTGCATCAGGACAATTTTCGGCTTGAAGCCAAACGGGATGCCTGTGTGGTTGCCTGGTCAGCTTTGTGCGACATCACTCCCAACATGGGTGGGTTGGTGGTCTATCCGGGTAGCCACCGGGAACCCATCCTACCTGTGGAGCGCCTTGATGCCCCTCAGGATACGGGGCAAGACCCCAATGCCAACTGTGAGCAGGTAATCGTTCCGCCGGAGTATGAACCCTTCGATCTGGTGGTTCCGGCAGGGGCAGTTGTGTTCATGCATAATCATCTGGTGCATGGTTCCCACAAAAATCGCTCCGATCGGTTCCGCTATTCCTTGCTTACCTGCTATATCCGGCAGGGAGAGTCGTTTCGTCCTGGCAACTATGCTGTCCGTTCTGAGGTCAATGTGTATTAG
- a CDS encoding GNAT family N-acetyltransferase, which yields MNTRLSSLPSGCSLRPAAATDAWSIRKLVLSAKLDPTQLRWSQFWVIEHEKQVIACGQLRSFPKAQELGSLVVAPQWRGQGLGTYLTQHLIQQATQPLYLECLGKKLVQFYTRLGFVPVPWQELPPSLKRKFGLSAIAASLFRLPITLMRYLDSV from the coding sequence ATGAATACCCGTCTATCTTCTCTGCCCTCTGGATGCAGTCTCCGTCCTGCTGCTGCTACCGATGCCTGGTCAATTCGGAAATTGGTGCTGTCTGCCAAACTTGACCCAACCCAATTGCGCTGGTCTCAGTTCTGGGTCATTGAACATGAAAAGCAGGTGATTGCCTGTGGGCAGTTGCGATCGTTCCCCAAGGCGCAGGAACTTGGAAGCTTGGTCGTGGCTCCCCAATGGCGTGGACAGGGCTTGGGAACCTATTTGACGCAGCACTTGATTCAACAGGCAACCCAACCGCTTTATCTGGAATGCCTGGGGAAGAAGCTGGTGCAGTTTTACACGCGCTTGGGGTTTGTTCCGGTTCCCTGGCAGGAACTTCCCCCTTCCCTGAAGCGGAAGTTTGGCCTGTCTGCGATCGCCGCCAGCCTATTCCGGCTCCCCATCACCCTGATGCGTTATCTAGATTCCGTATGA
- a CDS encoding putative sugar O-methyltransferase, with the protein MELVSFAATIERLKIKVQEMLSERQQLQEQSETAIPSDFWVEILSVYRYLMNLSADDFRNIRFHTELVTGELIGSYWHPHPLIDPEEFAFSLGYQDLLSDLPEAYWISEPPTPYLPKLMGVEYQGLVINRTVARHQIAIANMYHVGLLKTLLESRQKQLIVEVGGGFGGLAHQLGNILGDRATYLIIDLPEMALFQVPFLAVNNPEKSIYIYDAETFTPDFLRNGIYDYDFVFVPNYALNQLKVLEEIGVMINMQSFQEMTATQVREYVEFGTKRIQHYFYSDNADHHPHNLSNLVSVSQILEEYLDLYPSQAYYEQLFQGTNWRWSRYYKKFFGVPQGHAAKLPLESSMITMHHANENGQLQRKQPQASAGVCN; encoded by the coding sequence ATGGAACTGGTTAGTTTTGCTGCTACGATTGAGCGCTTGAAAATAAAGGTTCAGGAGATGTTGTCTGAACGTCAACAGCTTCAGGAACAGTCAGAGACTGCCATTCCTTCTGATTTTTGGGTAGAGATTTTAAGCGTTTACCGTTACTTGATGAATCTCTCTGCCGATGACTTTAGAAACATTCGATTTCATACAGAATTAGTAACTGGGGAGCTAATTGGCAGCTATTGGCATCCCCACCCCCTGATCGATCCAGAAGAGTTTGCCTTCAGTTTGGGATACCAGGATTTATTGAGCGACCTGCCAGAAGCCTATTGGATTAGTGAACCACCAACCCCCTACCTGCCGAAGCTGATGGGGGTTGAATATCAGGGCTTAGTGATTAACCGGACCGTTGCCCGACACCAAATTGCGATCGCTAACATGTACCACGTTGGTCTGTTGAAGACACTCCTGGAGTCCAGACAAAAACAGCTCATTGTTGAAGTTGGGGGTGGTTTTGGTGGATTGGCGCACCAGTTGGGAAATATTCTGGGCGATCGTGCCACCTATTTAATTATTGATTTGCCCGAAATGGCGCTTTTCCAGGTGCCATTCCTGGCGGTAAACAATCCTGAAAAGTCCATCTACATTTATGATGCCGAAACCTTCACACCCGATTTCCTTCGGAATGGCATCTATGATTACGACTTTGTGTTTGTGCCAAATTATGCGCTCAATCAACTCAAAGTGTTGGAAGAAATTGGTGTCATGATCAACATGCAGTCCTTCCAGGAAATGACCGCAACTCAGGTCAGAGAATATGTGGAGTTTGGCACCAAACGCATTCAGCATTACTTCTACAGCGATAACGCTGACCACCACCCGCACAATCTCTCTAACCTGGTATCTGTCTCTCAAATTCTGGAGGAGTACCTGGATCTTTATCCCTCCCAGGCCTATTATGAGCAACTCTTCCAGGGAACCAATTGGCGCTGGAGCCGTTATTACAAAAAGTTCTTTGGAGTCCCTCAAGGGCATGCGGCTAAGCTTCCCCTAGAATCCTCCATGATTACCATGCACCATGCCAACGAAAACGGACAACTCCAGCGCAAACAGCCCCAAGCTTCAGCAGGTGTATGTAATTAA